A region from the Flavobacteriales bacterium genome encodes:
- a CDS encoding YebC/PmpR family DNA-binding transcriptional regulator produces the protein MGRIFEKRKHKIFARNAKLSKLFTRIGKEIAMAVKAGGPNPDANTRLRMAIQNARGMNMPKDNVDRAIKKAAAGGEGADFAEVTYEGYAPGGVAIFVDAATNNTTRTVANVRSFFSKCDGTLGTNGSLSHVFDRKGEFVVENAALKGRDGDEFEMECIDAGADDVHRDEEGFIILTPFQGFGAMQQKLEELGIDSKSAELKRFPLSMIPVDLTTARNVMKLVDMLEEDDDVNAVYHNMELSEEVEAELAKG, from the coding sequence ATGGGCCGCATCTTCGAGAAACGCAAGCACAAGATCTTCGCACGCAACGCCAAGCTGAGCAAGCTCTTCACCCGCATCGGCAAGGAAATAGCCATGGCGGTGAAGGCCGGTGGGCCGAACCCGGACGCCAACACGCGGTTGCGCATGGCCATCCAGAACGCCCGCGGCATGAACATGCCCAAGGACAACGTGGACCGCGCCATCAAGAAAGCGGCAGCGGGGGGCGAAGGAGCGGATTTCGCCGAGGTCACCTACGAGGGCTACGCGCCCGGGGGGGTGGCCATCTTCGTGGATGCCGCAACCAACAACACCACACGCACCGTGGCCAACGTGCGAAGCTTCTTCAGCAAGTGTGACGGCACCTTGGGCACCAACGGTTCGCTCTCGCACGTGTTCGATCGCAAAGGCGAATTCGTGGTGGAGAACGCCGCGTTGAAGGGCCGCGACGGCGATGAGTTCGAAATGGAGTGCATCGATGCCGGTGCTGATGATGTGCACCGCGATGAAGAGGGGTTCATCATCCTCACCCCGTTCCAAGGCTTCGGTGCCATGCAGCAGAAACTCGAGGAGTTGGGCATCGACAGCAAGAGCGCCGAGCTGAAGCGCTTCCCGTTGTCAATGATCCCCGTCGACCTGACCACGGCCCGCAACGTGATGAAGCTGGTGGACATGCTGGAAGAGGACGACGACGTGAACGCCGTGTACCACAACATGGAACTGAGCGAGGAGGTGGAGGCGGAACTGGCGAAGGGGTGA